Proteins encoded by one window of Salmonirosea aquatica:
- a CDS encoding PSP1 domain-containing protein encodes MNVFDWLSDMDIPVAQRFDVLEVKFKGGRKEYFRNVNQLDLTTGDFVVCEMQSGYHIGMVSLQGELVRLQMKRKKVLVNDDLKVIYRVANEKDLEKHTQTIARDLPVMYRSREIIRELKLNMKLSDVEFQSDNTKATFYYSSEERVDFRELIKLLASEFRVRVEMRQISLRQEASRLGGLGSCGRELCCSTWLTDFKSISTSAARYQNLSLNPSKLSGQCGRLKCCLNYELETYMDALSDIPSVNAPLKTKKGNAFLQKTDIFKRIMYFGFEKDNNWYPVAVDKVREILDMNKKGIVPESLEIMLMPEMALAQERKEAGSLNTDLESLDRKYSESPQKKKKKKNRNNRNKNRNQSPKAEKS; translated from the coding sequence ATGAACGTATTCGACTGGCTGAGCGATATGGATATTCCTGTGGCGCAGCGGTTTGACGTACTGGAAGTAAAATTCAAAGGGGGACGCAAGGAATATTTCCGCAACGTCAATCAGCTTGACCTTACTACCGGCGATTTCGTGGTCTGTGAGATGCAATCAGGCTACCATATCGGCATGGTTTCGCTACAGGGTGAGCTGGTACGCCTACAGATGAAGCGCAAGAAAGTACTGGTCAATGATGATCTGAAGGTGATCTACCGGGTAGCGAATGAGAAGGATCTCGAAAAACACACGCAGACTATCGCCCGTGACCTACCCGTGATGTACCGAAGCCGCGAGATTATCCGCGAGCTGAAATTAAATATGAAGTTGTCGGACGTAGAATTCCAGTCGGACAACACCAAGGCTACCTTTTACTACTCCTCCGAGGAGCGCGTGGATTTCCGGGAGTTGATCAAACTACTGGCTTCTGAATTCAGAGTACGGGTTGAGATGCGACAAATCAGCCTGCGGCAGGAGGCCAGCCGCCTGGGTGGCCTGGGTTCCTGTGGACGCGAGCTTTGCTGCTCTACCTGGCTCACCGATTTCAAAAGCATTTCTACCTCAGCGGCCCGGTACCAGAATTTGTCACTCAATCCGTCGAAGCTTTCCGGACAGTGTGGTCGGCTGAAATGTTGTCTCAATTATGAATTGGAGACCTACATGGATGCTCTCAGCGATATTCCGTCCGTAAATGCGCCACTCAAGACCAAGAAAGGCAACGCCTTTCTACAAAAGACGGATATTTTCAAGCGGATTATGTATTTCGGCTTCGAGAAGGACAACAACTGGTACCCCGTAGCCGTGGACAAAGTGCGGGAAATCCTGGACATGAACAAAAAAGGGATTGTACCCGAATCACTGGAAATCATGTTGATGCCGGAGATGGCACTGGCGCAGGAACGTAAGGAAGCCGGCTCGCTCAATACCGATCTGGAAAGTCTGGATCGTAAGTACAGCGAGTCACCACAAAAGAAAAAGAAGAAGAAAAACCGCAACAACCGGAATAAGAACCGGAATCAATCGCCTAAAGCGGAAAAATCATGA